A genomic segment from Lineus longissimus chromosome 15, tnLinLong1.2, whole genome shotgun sequence encodes:
- the LOC135500012 gene encoding F-box/LRR-repeat protein 6-like isoform X2 gives MPRREKGILGAPRDGKNPMLFSFSVREGEEWQSDSSDSDWAPSDHDSPVDNGSKKAQNKRKSSGNQETDSESERCKRSKSMKRLSSKDRRKKPSRLDDKSSLSNNGQKTTFESGGERYTDVWAKKMPPEILLKIFQCVCRMDGGALPFLARASKTCRLWREVSQSPVLWHVVDMSFGWVKSTDSTLVYLCPNRFKCLREIKLNGWKHLTNTGVQAIADNCPELHTINLSGCSKVNSIGVKVLVDRCDCLHSLDLSATSTDAVSSQSLKYLVEKVGPRLQALAVGCNTLKGFNNSLNSIIEHCSNLLCFDASNANFMSDFFSLNIERFQMGCPKLRILRLANTRLRGSNVTNAAKDQSLGFTDMQELSLAVGARVSPVTSAGGIGIDDEFLQRMLKTSSHLKLLDLRSCCSVTNHGIQHLPATHLQQLFISQCSIARFEGIQVIMQKWQHSLVELDLSWNIYPGASFDIAMNKIASNPQHSKLQILNLSGTSIAFPRLKSILEGCPHLKKLNLQSCRGLPRGMKKDFEGETLNRLREEIVTFGDEHDDRR, from the exons ATGCCACGTCGTGAGAAGGGAATCCTGGGAGCACCGAGAGATGGCAAGAATCCGATGTTGTTTTCATTCAGTGTACGCGAGGGAGAGGAATGGCAGTCTGATAGCTCAGACTCGGACTGGGCACCCTCTGATCATGACAG CCCAGTTGACAACGGCTCAAAGAAGGCTCAAAATAAACGAAAGTCTTCGGGAAATCAAGAGACTGATTCAGAGAGTGAACGGTGCAAGCGTTCCAAATCAATGAAACGACTGTCTTCCAAAGATAGGAGAAAGAAACCCAGTAGACTTGATGATAAGTCGTCCTTGTCAAATAATGGTCAGAAGACAACGTTCGAATCAGGTGGAGAGAGGTACACTGATGTCTGGGCGAAGAAAATGCCTCCAGAGATTCTGCTCAAGATCTTCCAGTGTGTTTGTCGGATGGATGGCGGGGCACTACCTTTCTTAGCCAG AGCATCTAAGACGTGTCGCCTGTGGAGGGAGGTGTCCCAGAGTCCAGTCCTCTGGCATGTTGTGGACATGTCTTTTGGCTGGGTCAAGTCCACTGACAGCACACTCGTGTATCTCTGTCCAAATCGATTCAAGTGTCTGAGGGAAATCAAGCTGAATGGATGGAAGCATCTCACCAATACAGGTGTTCAG GCCATAGCTGACAACTGCCCAGAGCTACACACCATCAATCTCTCCGGTTGCAGCAAAGTCAACTCGATTGGGGTAAAAGTACTTGTTGacagatgtgactgtcttcattCTTTGGACCTCTCTGCTACCTCA ACAGATGCTGTATCCAGCCAATCTCTCAAATATTTGGTGGAGAAAGTTGGTCCTCGGCTCCAGGCCTTGGCTGTTGGCTGTAATACGCTGAAAGGCTTCAATAATTCACTTAACAGTATTATA GAACATTGTTCAAATCTCCTGTGTTTTGATGCGTCCAATGCCAATTTCATGTCAGATTTCTTCTCGCTGAATATTGAGAGGTTCCAGATGGGATGTCCAAAGTTACGCATTCTTCGCTTGGCCAACACGAGATTGAGAGGATCGAACGTAACGAATGCTGCCAAG GACCAATCACTTGGTTTCACCGATATGCAGGAGCTGAGCCTGGCAGTTGGTGCCCGTGTGTCTCCTGTAACCAGTGCTGGAGGAATCGGCATTGATGATGAATTCTTGCAAAG GATGCTGAAGACATCATCGCACCTCAAGTTATTGGATCTACGTAGCTGTTGCAGCGTGACCAATCACGGCATCCAGCACCTCCCGGCGACACATCTCCAACAGCTCTTCATATCCCAGTGCTCCATCGCCAGATTTGAAGGCATTCAAGTCATTATGCAAAAG TGGCAGCACAGTCTGGTGGAGCTGGACCTCTCATGGAATATCTACCCTGGTGCATCTTTCGACATTGCCATGAATAAGATTGCTAGCAACCCACAACACTCCAAACTACAAATCCTCAATTTGAGTGgaacgtcaatagctttccccAGGCTCAA GTCTATTCTGGAAGGCTGTCCTCATCTCAAGAAGTTAAACCTTCAATCGTGTCGTGGTTTACCACGTGGTATGAAAAAGGACTTTGAGGGAGAAACTTTAAATAGACTGAGGGAGGAGATTGTGACATTTGGTGATGAACATGATGACAGGAGGTGA
- the LOC135500012 gene encoding F-box/LRR-repeat protein 6-like isoform X1: MSGRAFLKVFEVAFDFVDGEMRAMPRREKGILGAPRDGKNPMLFSFSVREGEEWQSDSSDSDWAPSDHDSPVDNGSKKAQNKRKSSGNQETDSESERCKRSKSMKRLSSKDRRKKPSRLDDKSSLSNNGQKTTFESGGERYTDVWAKKMPPEILLKIFQCVCRMDGGALPFLARASKTCRLWREVSQSPVLWHVVDMSFGWVKSTDSTLVYLCPNRFKCLREIKLNGWKHLTNTGVQAIADNCPELHTINLSGCSKVNSIGVKVLVDRCDCLHSLDLSATSTDAVSSQSLKYLVEKVGPRLQALAVGCNTLKGFNNSLNSIIEHCSNLLCFDASNANFMSDFFSLNIERFQMGCPKLRILRLANTRLRGSNVTNAAKDQSLGFTDMQELSLAVGARVSPVTSAGGIGIDDEFLQRMLKTSSHLKLLDLRSCCSVTNHGIQHLPATHLQQLFISQCSIARFEGIQVIMQKWQHSLVELDLSWNIYPGASFDIAMNKIASNPQHSKLQILNLSGTSIAFPRLKSILEGCPHLKKLNLQSCRGLPRGMKKDFEGETLNRLREEIVTFGDEHDDRR, translated from the exons CCATGCCACGTCGTGAGAAGGGAATCCTGGGAGCACCGAGAGATGGCAAGAATCCGATGTTGTTTTCATTCAGTGTACGCGAGGGAGAGGAATGGCAGTCTGATAGCTCAGACTCGGACTGGGCACCCTCTGATCATGACAG CCCAGTTGACAACGGCTCAAAGAAGGCTCAAAATAAACGAAAGTCTTCGGGAAATCAAGAGACTGATTCAGAGAGTGAACGGTGCAAGCGTTCCAAATCAATGAAACGACTGTCTTCCAAAGATAGGAGAAAGAAACCCAGTAGACTTGATGATAAGTCGTCCTTGTCAAATAATGGTCAGAAGACAACGTTCGAATCAGGTGGAGAGAGGTACACTGATGTCTGGGCGAAGAAAATGCCTCCAGAGATTCTGCTCAAGATCTTCCAGTGTGTTTGTCGGATGGATGGCGGGGCACTACCTTTCTTAGCCAG AGCATCTAAGACGTGTCGCCTGTGGAGGGAGGTGTCCCAGAGTCCAGTCCTCTGGCATGTTGTGGACATGTCTTTTGGCTGGGTCAAGTCCACTGACAGCACACTCGTGTATCTCTGTCCAAATCGATTCAAGTGTCTGAGGGAAATCAAGCTGAATGGATGGAAGCATCTCACCAATACAGGTGTTCAG GCCATAGCTGACAACTGCCCAGAGCTACACACCATCAATCTCTCCGGTTGCAGCAAAGTCAACTCGATTGGGGTAAAAGTACTTGTTGacagatgtgactgtcttcattCTTTGGACCTCTCTGCTACCTCA ACAGATGCTGTATCCAGCCAATCTCTCAAATATTTGGTGGAGAAAGTTGGTCCTCGGCTCCAGGCCTTGGCTGTTGGCTGTAATACGCTGAAAGGCTTCAATAATTCACTTAACAGTATTATA GAACATTGTTCAAATCTCCTGTGTTTTGATGCGTCCAATGCCAATTTCATGTCAGATTTCTTCTCGCTGAATATTGAGAGGTTCCAGATGGGATGTCCAAAGTTACGCATTCTTCGCTTGGCCAACACGAGATTGAGAGGATCGAACGTAACGAATGCTGCCAAG GACCAATCACTTGGTTTCACCGATATGCAGGAGCTGAGCCTGGCAGTTGGTGCCCGTGTGTCTCCTGTAACCAGTGCTGGAGGAATCGGCATTGATGATGAATTCTTGCAAAG GATGCTGAAGACATCATCGCACCTCAAGTTATTGGATCTACGTAGCTGTTGCAGCGTGACCAATCACGGCATCCAGCACCTCCCGGCGACACATCTCCAACAGCTCTTCATATCCCAGTGCTCCATCGCCAGATTTGAAGGCATTCAAGTCATTATGCAAAAG TGGCAGCACAGTCTGGTGGAGCTGGACCTCTCATGGAATATCTACCCTGGTGCATCTTTCGACATTGCCATGAATAAGATTGCTAGCAACCCACAACACTCCAAACTACAAATCCTCAATTTGAGTGgaacgtcaatagctttccccAGGCTCAA GTCTATTCTGGAAGGCTGTCCTCATCTCAAGAAGTTAAACCTTCAATCGTGTCGTGGTTTACCACGTGGTATGAAAAAGGACTTTGAGGGAGAAACTTTAAATAGACTGAGGGAGGAGATTGTGACATTTGGTGATGAACATGATGACAGGAGGTGA